The DNA sequence CAGCTCCTGGTCCACCTGGCTCCAGAAAAGCTTGGAGGTCGAGCCCTCCGGGCCCGGGTGCGCGCCCTGGAGGATCCTGGTCAGGCTTCGGTAGCCGTTGAGCTGGAGGCAGCGCTCTGCGACCTGGAGACCCGCGATCTTCTGTCTCAGCACCGGATCCTTGGATGCCGGCTTGCCGTTTCGCATCGTACGCTTCGAGAGCGCGATCAGGCGTTCGAGCGCCGTGCGCAGGCTGATGTGGCGGATCATGGTCAAGACGTCGCGCTCGTGGGCCAGCGTCGTGATAGCCACGCCCCATCCCTCGTTGACCTTGCCGACCACGTTCGACGCCGGCACGCGCACGTTCTCGAGGAAGACCTCGTTGAACTCGGCCTCGCCCGTGATCTGCCGGAGCGGCCTGATGCTGATGCCCGGCGTCTTCATGTCCACGAGGATGAAGGTGATGCCCTTGTGCTTGGCGGCGCTGGGATCCGTGCGGACCAGGAAGAACCCCCACTCGGACACGTGCGCCATGCTCGTCCAGACCTTCTGGCCGTTGATGACGTACGAGTCGCCGTCGAGGACGGCGCGCGTCTGGAGATTGGCCAGGTCGCTGCCGGCGTTGGGCTCGGAGAAGCCCTGGCACCAGATCTCCTCGGCGTTCAAGATCTTGCCGAGGTGACGCGCCTTCTGCGCGGCCGTGCCGTGGGTCATGAGCGTGGGACCGAGCATGGAAATGCCGCCGCGGTTGACCGGCTGCGGCGCCTCGGTCCGCGACATCTCTTCGTAGAGGATGATCTGCTCCATGAGGGACGTGCCGCGGCCGCCGTACTCGGCGGGCCAATCGAGCCCGACGTAGCCCGCCTTGTGCAGCGTGCGCTGCCACTCGCGCAGCCGGTCCACTTCCTGCCGGTCGGCGCGCGAGGCGGCGAAGGCCCGGCCCTTGAGGTCGGCCGGCACGTTCTCGAGGAGCCAGGCGCGGGCCTCGGCGCGGAAACGCTGCTGCTCTAGCGTGAAGTCGAAGTCCATGGAGTGCTCTCCGGGCGCGCGCTACACCAGGCCGGGATCGGGCTTGGCGGTGACGCCGTTGATCTTCCACTGGCCGCTCTCGAGCACCAGCTCGTAGAACGCCTCGATGCTGTTGCCGTTGGCGCCGCGGATCTTCACCGAGAGGTAGACGTGGCCGTTCGGCGCGACGGCGGATGCCGCGATGGTGGCGAAGGTCGAGTGGGCGATCTCCGGGTATCCCATCTTGACCATCTGCTCGAAGGCGGGACGGCTGAACTGCTCCTTGATCTCGGAGGACGCGAACGTGTACGCCGTGTCGAAGTCGCCGCGGCGGAACGCTTCGAGCTGCTTGATGACGGGCTCGGTCGCCTCCTTCGGCGCGGGCTTCGCCGTCTGCGCCAGCGCGGGCAGCGCCGGCACGAGCAGGAGCAGCGCGAGGATGAGAGTGTACATAGGCCTTTAGTGCATCACCGAGCCGCCATCGACGTTCAGCGCCTGTCCCGTGATATTCCGCGCTTCTTCCGACGCGAGGAACGTCGCGGCCCAGCCGATGTCCTCGGGCGTCTGCTCGCGCTTCAGGGGGATGATGTCGCCGATGCGCTTGTCGAAGACCTGGCGCGCCGTCATTCCCTTGAAGGCGGGGTTCGTGTCGGCGAGGTACTGGGCGAGCTTCTGCCAGAAGGCCGTCCACAGCACGCCGGGGCAGATCGCGTTGACGGTGATCCCGTGCACCGCCAGGTCCTTGGCGAGCACGCGCGTGAAGGTGATGACGCCGCCCTTGGCGACCGAGTAGGGCGGCATGGTCTGGGCCGCCAAGGGCCCGGCGATGGAGGCAATATTAATGATACGGCCCGCCTTCCGCTCGATGAAGTAGGGCGCGATCTCCTTGCACGTGAGGAAGACCGACTTGAGGTTGACCGCGTAGGTTGTGTCCCAGTCCTCTTCCGAATTATTGGTGAAGGGCATGCCGGGCGCGGAGGCCATGCCGGCGTTGTTCACCAGGATGTCGATCCGGCCGAGATCCTTCTTGATTCGATCGATCGAGGCCTTGACGTCGGCGGCCTTGGTCACGTCACAGCGCATTGATACCGCATTGCGCCCGAGGGCTTGGACTTCCTTCACCACGGCCTCGGCGTTGGCGTCCTGGATGTCAGGGATGGCGATGTCGGCGCCCTCCTTGGCCATGCACAACACGATGCCACGCCCGATGCCCGCGCCGCCGCCGGTCACCACCGCCACCTTGCCCTGGAGTCTCATCGCTTCGTCTCTCCTGTCGTGACTGCGTAGCGTTCCAGCACGGCGCGATCCACCTCGAGGCCGAGCCCGGGCCGCTCGGGGACCCCGATGATAGCACCGGCGCGCTTGAGCGGCTCGGTCGCCAACTGTTCGCGGAAGGGATTGGGCGTCCTGTCGAGCTCGAACCACAGCTCGCCCGGGATCAGCGCCGCCGGATTCGGCGGCAGCGAGGCCGCCCATTGAACGCTCGCGTGGAGCCCCACCGCGCTGCCCCAGACGTGCGGATAGACCGTGACGCCCCACGTGTTGGCCAGCGCGGCGATGCGAGCGGCCTCGGTGAAGCCGCCGCAGCCGCAGATGTCCGGCTGGAGGATGTCCACGCAGCGGCGCGCGACGAGCGCGCGGAAGCCGAAACGCGCGTACTCGGCCTCGCCTCCCGAGAT is a window from the Candidatus Methylomirabilota bacterium genome containing:
- a CDS encoding acyl-CoA dehydrogenase family protein, giving the protein MDFDFTLEQQRFRAEARAWLLENVPADLKGRAFAASRADRQEVDRLREWQRTLHKAGYVGLDWPAEYGGRGTSLMEQIILYEEMSRTEAPQPVNRGGISMLGPTLMTHGTAAQKARHLGKILNAEEIWCQGFSEPNAGSDLANLQTRAVLDGDSYVINGQKVWTSMAHVSEWGFFLVRTDPSAAKHKGITFILVDMKTPGISIRPLRQITGEAEFNEVFLENVRVPASNVVGKVNEGWGVAITTLAHERDVLTMIRHISLRTALERLIALSKRTMRNGKPASKDPVLRQKIAGLQVAERCLQLNGYRSLTRILQGAHPGPEGSTSKLFWSQVDQELADVATEVIGPYSQIAAPSALAPDDGQWEFYALLARGSGIRAGTSEILRNILGERVLGLPKD
- a CDS encoding DUF4864 domain-containing protein, which encodes MYTLILALLLLVPALPALAQTAKPAPKEATEPVIKQLEAFRRGDFDTAYTFASSEIKEQFSRPAFEQMVKMGYPEIAHSTFATIAASAVAPNGHVYLSVKIRGANGNSIEAFYELVLESGQWKINGVTAKPDPGLV
- a CDS encoding SDR family NAD(P)-dependent oxidoreductase; the protein is MRLQGKVAVVTGGGAGIGRGIVLCMAKEGADIAIPDIQDANAEAVVKEVQALGRNAVSMRCDVTKAADVKASIDRIKKDLGRIDILVNNAGMASAPGMPFTNNSEEDWDTTYAVNLKSVFLTCKEIAPYFIERKAGRIINIASIAGPLAAQTMPPYSVAKGGVITFTRVLAKDLAVHGITVNAICPGVLWTAFWQKLAQYLADTNPAFKGMTARQVFDKRIGDIIPLKREQTPEDIGWAATFLASEEARNITGQALNVDGGSVMH